The Endozoicomonas sp. 4G DNA segment CCATCAGGCAGTTGCAGGGGCGCTGTTTCCGGCATGGCACTGTGTGAATGGTGGGCATCAGGGTGCAGGGCGACCTGATGACCCTTGGGAAGGTCCAGCCATTGGTGCTCCAGTGCACCATGGGCTACCCAGGCTGTTTTGAATGTTTTGTTTTCCATAGTGCGACAGAAAGCGCGACAGAATTCGTCAAAACGCTCTTTGTCAGCATCCTCACAACAGTCGGTTTTATTGGCGACAATGACATCGGCCAGGGCAATTTGATCCTGAAAGTTTTCATTATCCAGGTAACGTGGGTCTTGCAGATTCCGGGGGTCTACCAGACAAATACTGGCTTTCAGATCAAGCACTTCGCCATAGTGTTCACCTGAAAGGGTTTGCAGGATCTGCTCCGGATGGCCCAGCCCGGTGGGCTCGATCAGAATGCGGTCTGGTTTACTGCGGGCAATCAGCATATTCAGTCCGATCTGCATCGGCAGCCCGGCAACACAGCACATGCAGCCTCCGGGTACTTCCCGGACAACAGCACCTTTGCCTGACATCATGGCGCCATCGATGCCGATTTCTCCAAATTCATTCACCAGTACACCCCAGGTCTCGCCCTTGGGCTTATTGGCCAGCAGGTGAAGGATGGCAGTGGTTTTACCGGATCCCAGGAATCCGGTAATCAGGTTAGTTGGGATTGCTTTGATCATAAAATCTGAAACTGATTGGGTTTGTTACAATATAACGTTTTTAGGGAGGGTATGGGAGAAGAATTTCTTTAAACT contains these protein-coding regions:
- a CDS encoding GTP-binding protein; its protein translation is MIKAIPTNLITGFLGSGKTTAILHLLANKPKGETWGVLVNEFGEIGIDGAMMSGKGAVVREVPGGCMCCVAGLPMQIGLNMLIARSKPDRILIEPTGLGHPEQILQTLSGEHYGEVLDLKASICLVDPRNLQDPRYLDNENFQDQIALADVIVANKTDCCEDADKERFDEFCRAFCRTMENKTFKTAWVAHGALEHQWLDLPKGHQVALHPDAHHSHSAMPETAPLQLPDGELFIRRENKGQGHFSCGWLYSSMLVFSFDALFHLFNSIPAKRLKAVVHTNLGPRAFNAQEGVVSIMELDECDNSRVEVIHNEPLPWDEIEELLCRAAGLVPGSE